Proteins encoded in a region of the Misgurnus anguillicaudatus chromosome 9, ASM2758022v2, whole genome shotgun sequence genome:
- the crb2a gene encoding protein crumbs homolog 2a, translated as MFGVSHVTMEIRKVHLNGHRILFLTMMMFKWGIFCSGSSDLCASSPCGNGATCVDTMDDYVCLCSREGIRYAGKNCEELYDACVFAQCEGCVSEPGSEHYTCPGDVNECESGPCVGLLSECVDELNGYKCLCPPGFGGENCSRRITDCIDEPCLNNGTCRRRVDGFECTCPDGFQGETCEEDVDECASRPCQNGAICLDGVNKYLCFCVPGYQGNNCEIDINECASRPCWNNGTCINEKDRYICECLPGYTGINCEIDIDECQSNPCKNGATCHDLVGLYTCDCIQGFEGSDCEVNINECQSDPCQNGGICHDLIDSYECECEGTGFMGDHCEEDIPECASNPCQHGATCLEGINHYNCTCWPGFEGDNCEVDVDECADTPCENDGECFEKSKPAHSEFSYSDAAGYVCQCQPGYTGENCSININECASKPCHNGGSCEDLVNAYTCLCAKGFAGVQCEVNIDECESAPCLNGGVCEDRVGEYMCHCPEPKEDLLPWGGPQCSVQLRGCIEHQCQNGATCLPWFDGEKHGHTCLCAAGFYDDVCSTSTTFSFSSPRFFLFEVPQLEHRKREAKPRHSLEVRLRFRTTLPDVLLFFRGNAEIFLSLQIVGGELRTRMTPEVGAPVEARLPGLVSDGVWREAVVSIEESTKLVLQSCDSQACRVENKLLGDHKPFWTHKSLTNMYVGGVPEEYLKFTLSGHGFLGCMEDLQVDGRHVLPRDLGNADESVEMGCMKTEWCEIDPQPCSQQGQCVDLWNGYRCDCYRPYHGHECTQAYPSWTFGHEDSASFLAFKLLSDFRKNFSVTFFLRSLQSSGMLLQFRRAGEPYFTVYLQMGRVKVTSVAKSPVLSFPEFVSDGEKRLLQVDVEDGQVFFIHKGWRVGLGSLSDLEVLKGDLVYEGGVPGEGGAEWGGHFKGCLQDLRLDDVHLDMEAWNGSISETVYVSSQAQNVLLGCISDDKCKMQPCMNGGECTITWNDFTCSCPRDFTGKTCENRVWCVSDPCVNGGRCVDLSDGFECITNATFDNTPLHYSAKGTLVAPVTNVTIELRTRQENAVLLRASRGADLFLIGLVDSAIHVELHSDNSMEPAIFSGRRHVADGDWHHLLVSMAYSESDASPWMIWVDGIIDGSSAPVPARRLHFLNDRSSIVALAETYTGCLGTVRVGDVYLPFLDNVKAPQTSRFWRRPDERVRLGCFGAPVCQSHPCGRGGTCVDLFNTFGCQCPPGWEGTICEKEIDECASGPCVHGKCNDKFNGFECVCHPGYGGPICSENLDECKGSQCKHGGTCVDGINGFTCICPPQYSGTRCQYNYPPLKCEMDFVCENDGVCHDTQWGANCTCSAGFTGDRCETEIDECGSSPCLNGGSCLDRQNRFQCLCPAGFSGQFCETNKQSHRDRIPWLVIAVPVVCGCALLVAIGLIFMLMTARRKRQSEGTYSPSQQEFAGARLEMDSMLKVPPEERLI; from the exons GTATATTCTGTTCAGGGTCATCTGATTTGTGTGCATCATCACCGTGTGGGAACGGGGCGACATGCGTGGACACGATGGACGACTACGTATGTCTCTGTTCACGTGAAGGTATCCGGTACGCAGGAAAGAACTGCGAGGAACTGTACGACGCGTGCGTGTTTGCTCAATGTGAAGGTTGTGTGAGTGAACCGGGCTCAGAACACTACACGTGCCCGGGTGACGTCAACGAATGTGAAAGTGGACCTTGCGTGGGTTTACTTTCTGAATGTGTGGACGAATTAAACGGTTACAAATGCCTGTGCCCACCTGGATTTGGAGGAGAGAACTGCAGCCGTCGTATTACAGATTGCATCGATGAACCCTGTTTGAACAACGGTACCTGTAGGAGGAGAGTGGATGGATTTGAGTGCACCTGTCCTGACGGTTTTCAGGGAGAGACGTGCGAAGAGGACGTGGATGAGTGTGCGTCGCGCCCCTGTCAGAATGGCGCCATCTGTCTGGATGGAGTGAATAAGTACCTCTGCTTCTGCGTGCCGGGTTACCAGGGAAACAACTGTGAGATTGACATCAATGAGTGCGCATCCCGACCTTGCTGGAACAATGGAacctgcattaatgagaaaGATCGATATATTTGTGAATGCCTACCGGGATATACAG GAATAAACTGTGAGATAGACATTGATGAATGTCAGTCAAACCCCTGTAAAAATGGCGCCACCTGTCACGATCTGGTGGGACTGTACACCTGTGACTGCATCCAAGGGTTTGAAGGGTCCGACTGCGAGGTCAATATCAATGAGTGCCAGAGCGATCCATGTCAGAATGGAGGAATCTGCCATGACCTCATCGACAG TTACGAATGTGAATGTGAGGGGACTGGGTTTATGGGTGACCATTGTGAAGAAGATATTCCAGAGTGTGCTTCAAATCCATGCCAGCATGGAGCAACATGCCTAGAAGGAATTAATCACTACAATTGCACCTGCTGGCCAG GTTTTGAGGGCGATAACTGTGAGGTGGATGTAGATGAATGTGCCGATACTCCCTGTGAAAATGACGGTGAATGTTTTGAGAAGTCTAAACCTGCGCACTCTGAATTCAGTTACTCCGACGCTGCTGGTTACGTTTGTCAATGCCAGCCAGGATATACAG GAGAGAACTGTTCAATAAACATCAATGAGTGTGCGTCCAAGCCATGCCACAACGGAGGCAGCTGTGAGGATCTTGTAAATGCATACACATGTTTGTGTGCAAAAGGGTTTGCAG GTGTGCAATGTGAGGTTAATATAGACGAGTGtgagagcgccccctgtctGAACGGAGGCGTATGTGAAGATAGAGTGGGTGAATATATGTGCCACTGTCCAGAGCCTAAAGAAGATCTTCTGCCCTGGGGAGGACCTCAGTGCAGCGTGCAGCTGCGTGGTTGCATTGAGCATCAGTGCCAAAATGGCGCCACCTGCCTGCCGTGGTTTGATGGAGAAAAACATGGACATACTTGTCTCTGTGCGGCTGGTTTCTACGATGACGTCTGCTCTACATCGACCACGTTCTCATTCTCCTCACCGAGATTCTTCCTGTTTGAGGTTCCACAACTTGAGCACCGAAAGAGAGAAGCAAAACCCAGGCATTCCCTGGAGGTCCGTCTGCGATTCCGCACCACGCTACCGGATGTGCTGCTGTTCTTTCGTGGCAATGCTGAAATCTTCCTGTCCCTGCAAATTGTTGGGGGTGAGCTTCGTACCAGAATGACCCCGGAGGTCGGAGCGCCAGTGGAGGCACGTTTGCCAGGCCTCGTGAGTGATGGAGTTTGGCGTGAGGCAGTGGTGAGCATTGAAGAGTCTACCAAACTTGTTCTGCAAAGCTGTGACAGTCAAGCATGCAGGGTGGAAAACAAGCTTCTGGGTGACCATAAACCTTTTTGGACCCATAAGAGCCTCACAAATATGTATGTTGGCGGAGTACCAGAAGAGTATCTGAAGTTTACTTTGAGTGGGCATGGATTTTTGGGTTGTATGGAGGACCTGCAGGTGGACGGACGTCATGTTCTACCCCGTGATCTGGGTAATGCGGATGAGAGTGTGGAGATGGGATGTATGAAGACTGAATGGTGTGAGATAGACCCACAGCCCTGCTCTCAACAAGGACAATGCGTCGACCTCTGGAACGGCTACCGATGTGACTGCTATAGACCTTACCATGGACATGAATGCACCCAAG CTTACCCATCCTGGACATTCGGTCACGAGGACTCTGCCAGCTTTCTTGCGTTTAAACTGCTGTCCGATTTCAGGAAAAACTTCAGCGTGACGTTTTTCCTGCGATCGCTTCAGTCGAGTGGAATGTTACTTCAGTTTCGCAGGGCGGGGGAACCTTACTTTACTGTCTACCTGCAAATGGGACGAGTGAAGGTGACCTCTGTGGCGAAGTCACCCGTATTGTCATTTCCAGAGTTTGTCAGCGATGGGGAGAAGCGGCTGTTGCAGGTAGACGTCGAGGATGGTCAGGTGTTCTTTATCCACAAAGGCTGGCGTGTTGGACTGGGCTCACTGTCTGACTTGGAAGTTCTAAAAGGAGACCTGGTGTATGAGGGAGGGGTTCCAGGTGAGGGCGGAGCCGAGTGGGGAGGCCACTTTAAAGGCTGCCTGCAGGACCTGAGACTGGATGATGTGCATTTGGATATGGAAGCATGGAACGGTAGCATCAGTGAGACTGTATATGTGTCAAGTCAGGCACAAAATGTGCTTTTGGGATGCATCAGTGATGACAAATGCAAG ATGCAACCTTGCATGAATGGAGGAGAGTGCACCATCACATGGAATGACTTCACTTGTTCCTGTCCACGAGATTTCACCGGAAAGACGTGCGAAAACCGAGTATGGTGTGTGAGCGATCCTTGTGTAAATGGTGGACGCTGTGTGGATCTGTCGGACGGTTTTGAAT GTATCACAAATGCAACTTTTGACAACACCCCACTACACTACAGTGCCAAAGGGACCCTAGTTGCCCCAGTGACCAATGTTACCATAGAGCTGCGTACACGACAGGAAAACGCTGTATTATTGCGCGCATCGAGAGGGGCGGACCTTTTCCTGATCGGTCTGGTGGATTCAGCCATTCACGTAGAGCTTCACAGCGACAACAGCATGGAACCTGCGATCTTCTCCGGACGGAGACATGTTGCAGATGGCGACTGGCATCACCTGCTTGTGTCCATGGCCTACTCAGAGAGTGATGCGTCACCATGGATGATTTGGGTGGATGGTATCATTGATGGTAGCAGTGCTCCTGTGCCTGCCAGGAGGTTACATTTCCTCAACGACCGGTCAAGTATAGTAGCACTGGCAGAGACGTACACGGGGTGCCTGGGCACGGTGAGGGTGGGTGACGTCTACCTTCCGTTTCTAGACAACGTTAAAGCACCTCAAACATCACGGTTTTGGCGACGTCCTGACGAGCGTGTACGCCTAGGGTGCTTTGGGGCACCGGTGTGCCAGTCTCACCCCTGCGGGCGAGGTGGCACGTGTGTGGATCTCTTTAATACTTTTGGCTGCCAATGCCCACCTGGTTGGGAGGGGACAATCTGTGAGAAGGAAATTGATGAGTGTGCTTCTGGACCCTGCGTCCACGGCAAGTGCAATGATAAGTTTAATGGGTTTGAATGCGTGTGTCATCCAGGCTACGGTGGACCCATCTGCTCAGAAAACCTGGATGAATGTAAGGGGTCGCAGTGTAAACACGGTGGCACCTGCGTGGATGGGATCAATGGCTTCACTTGTATCTGTCCACCTCAGTACAGTGGGACACGTTGCCA GTACAACTACCCTCCTCTGAAGTGTGAAATGGACTTTGTGTGTGAAAATGATGGTGTGTGTCATGACACACAATGGGGTGCGAACTGCACCTGCTCAGCAGGGTTCACAGGAGACAG ATGCGAGACAGAAATTGATGAGTGCGGTTCCAGCCCGTGTCTAAATGGAGGATCCTGTCTGGATCGGCAAAATCGATTTCAGTGTTTGTGTCCAGCGGGATTCAGTGGCCAGTTCTGTGAaacaaat aaacaatCTCACAGAGATCGTATCCCTTGGCTAGTGATTGCTGTTCCAGTGGTTTGTGGCTGTGCGCTTCTGGTGGCCATCGGTCTCATTTTCATGCTGATGACCGCTCGTAGGAAACGTCAGTCGGAGGGAACGTACTCCCCAAGCCAACAGGAATTTGCTGGTGCACGCTTGGAGATGGACAGCATGTTAAAAGTACCACCCGAGGAGCGTCTTATATGA